In Gadus chalcogrammus isolate NIFS_2021 chromosome 1, NIFS_Gcha_1.0, whole genome shotgun sequence, the sequence ccccaattcattctcaaccttggctgagataacccccactacgagtctcgttgtagaaataccagagacgagagtccgacgtgttatgcgccataacaccaacagcagagcggttatccaaataacaaggaagtgtacaacacttgcgttacagtctaGGAGCTCTATGTCTAAATGATATCGTATTACCAGATTGAACACATATACCTTTGATTGTTATCCCTTTGCCATGACGAGACTGAATGTGTTAAGTATGGTGCTTCTGTGTTATTTCAGGTGTGCCCCATCTCTAGCAAATTCACCGGAGCCTGTGACCCGGACTTTACCAAGCACCCGGTCCTCAGGTGAGCGGGCACCATCCACATAATGACACACTGCCAATGCAGCGCATTCAAATGAGTGCAGCACAGAGTACAAACTCAGAAAGGTTGAGCTCAAATAGCACGGGTTACTGAGAAAGATGGTACGAGGGGATTTTGAACGAAAGAATGCTCCTAGTCTAAGTGACAGAAGAAAGAATATTGACCCAAATTGACAAGTCAAAGGTGGCCTGTACCGGAGATTCAAGTTCTCTAACGACGTCTTTGCTATATAACCGACATCCTCCCAATACGTGACAATTGCTACCTACAACATCTGAAATATGTATGTATACTAGACATTAGCGAACTACAGAAACAAGTTATATTTGAACGGAGGACGCCAGGAAAGATTTGATATTTGAAATTGATCTTGGATAGAGAGGCTGTCGGACATGGATGTTAAGCAGGCCAGGAGAAAGATGATGAAGAGAAGCCAGTTCCTGCTTGGCTACAGGTTCAACTAGGCGCGCCCAAAGGCCACTATTGCACCGAGTGGGaaaatatgatgatgatgatgatgtcaattGGTTCTTTTTGTTCCCATTTGCAGGTTCAGGAAAGACAAGGCAAATTACTCCCTTAACACCGACGACCCGCTGATCTTCAACTCCACCCTGAATCTGGACTACCTCACTGCCCAGCAGCACATGGGCTTCACCCAGGAGGAGTTCCAGAGACTGGTGAGTTTGGCACACTCCATCGGTGTACCCTCATCAAACTTGGGATTTCTTGGAAGTACCTTCAGCTCAAATACTGTATTTCCAGAAAGTATGGATTCAGAAATGTTTAACTAATGTTGGTGGCTGAATTAGTATGGATTCAGAGGTGTTTAACTAATGTTAGTGGCTTAATTTGTATGGATTCAGACGTGTTTAACTAATGTTGGTGCCTGAATTAGTCTGGATTCAGACGTTTAACTGAATTATTTTCTGAAGAAATATCAGTCCTATTCATCACCAGTAGATGTCAGACTAGACTCGCTGAAATCTCCAAATTACTAAAATAAGTATTTCTATACAGTTAAAATAAGCGCACTTTCTTCCTAAAAAGGTTATTTTAACCGGATTCCAGTGAATGTATAGAGCAAGCGGACAGTTGGCATCCGTAATCAATGGATTAGAGGAAAGTATGAAGTTCAAAATGAGTGTCATTCTTTTAGACTTAGGTCATAACAACTGTGCAACATGCAGACCCAAAAACCAACTTGTGCGTAAATTGACTTGTGGAGACAAGCTCCTCTAGAAAGTAAAAGCTCAACATCAAAGCCGCAGAGCCTTAAGCCTTCAAGTTCATGATGCTGAGGTGAAGGGTCTACGTCTGCGCATCGCACTACAAACACAAGGCCCGCTCTCATTTTAAGTCAGAGGTCACcgagactctgcatagccaccccctcccatacgcttattgtatgttgtacgtcctggcacttcaaaatagtacttagttgtgtagcatcttgtcctagctatctttgttgtaaacAGAGAATGAGTTAACATAGCGATTTTTATCTCTTGGcacttgttctatgaacatccttactgtacaaacagtgatatattgttgttaaGAGTTAGGGTGAGGTACTTAATGTCcttattgtaagtggctttgggtaaaagcgtctgctaaatgccctcaatgttaATAAGTAATGTAATGAGTAATGAGCTCCATCCATTTCCCCACATTAAGCAGACATGCCAACCTGGCAGGTTGCTCTTTAGACGTTAGAGATGATCAGAACGAAAACCAACCTATATCCGACTGCTGCTTTGCTTACTTGTGGTTATAGAATATCTGTGCAGCTGAGTCGTGCTTCTTAcccgaggaggagaagaaggcgcTGCTCACCAAACTCTACGAGGCCTACGGCATGCAGAAGTCCACCGGCTTCTGAAGCAGCGTGTGTATGATGGAGTCATCGGAAATCAATTGACTGGTTGTGCACCAGTCAGATCTGTGAGCCCATCTCCACCTGACTCTCTAGATGAATGGACTCGAAGAATAGTTCATAATTATTAATACATGCCACCGGCAGGGTGCTGTGCAGCAGTGTTGGATCATATTTTTACAGCTAAAACTCAATTTTAATGCAAGCCTCTTTTCTTCATTCTTGTAATAAATCACTGCATTTTCTGTTAATATAAATAACTAATTATGTGCCTATGGGATAACATTGAATGCTATAAAAATAGCCACATTTCTCAGGTAAAACTAGCTAATGGGTAATGTTATCCTACTTCTCAACTGTAGATGTCGCACTAAGTGTTGATGTTACTTAATGGCGGACATGCATTTCAGGAAGACTCCAGTTAAACAAAACTGTTCTTTTAAAGTATCTTCTATATCAAATCTTAATTTGTATTACACTGACTGATGGAAGAAAAGCACTTGTTTACTATTCTCACATTATGTAAAGGCTCCAATAAAATATGGATTCTTGTAAAATATTGTTGCTCTTTAAGATTTTCAGGAAGTCATACTTAAAGTCATTAAAGAAATGAACATCGTCCTTATATTATGCAAGGCCAAACTAGATTCCGAGTTGTTTAACTTTGACCAAGTTAGGAAGGGGAACACAGAGTTCCTAAACACAATCCTTTCTTTACCTCATAGGATTCAACTAAAATGGTTACCTGCTCATTCCAGACAGGAAATGTAAACAGCAgcttcctgttcctgtgtaAACCAAGCTGATTCAATAACAGTGAGGAAACATGGCTCATACATCCATTAATGCTGCTTTACTTATTAAGGTTTCACATGTTCATACCGCTCAAGGTACTATGCAAATTCTCCATTGTGTAAAAATGAAGAGGTTTTAGAAAATATCAAGTATGACCTTCACATTATACATTtgggttttttattttatttgacaaagaaaaaTCCTATTACAAAGATATCGCTGAACATCTTGCAATAAATATGAACGTGGTATGGTACAGTACAATGTTAAGTGTTATGCTTACTGAGAGAAAAATGATTACAATTGTACAAGAACACAATTTAACTAAAACAACATTGAGTAATAATATGATGGAGGTTATGACGTTCATGATCCACAGAGGCTGCTGGGACCTTTTAAAGTGTTGTCATAAATATCActctgggcacacacacacacaggtcttaaAGTCTGATAAGTTCCTGTGCTTTCTCCTAAACGGCCATCCACGTTATAACCTCACTGCAGGAGTCAAAAATACCTGGCAAgtgtctctccacacacacacacacacacacacacacacacacacacacacacacacacacacacacacacacacacacacacacacacacacacacacacacacacacacacacacacacacacacacacactgcacaagcCGGTGGACGGTGAGTAGTAAAGAGTCTCTGTCCTTGGGTCGTGCCatgtccctctccttctctgcgcCCCCTCCCGACAGCCATGGAGGGCCTCAGGTGGGCCCCGTGGGTTCTTGGGCCTCCTGGCTGGGGGAGCCTTCTCCCTGTGGTGCAGGGGGGGGCCCCACGGCGCCTTCTGGGGAAAGGGGAAACACTCCGTGAGAGCAGTCCACAGCAGAGCCTCCTGAAACACACCCCTGTGGTCTCACGGAGCCACAACTCAGGAACAATGGGGAGAGAACCCAACCCAGGGACCGTCTGCGTAACCCCATATCAGCATGACATCAGCGCCCCCTCCTCGGCTGTACGGCCGGCGGTCACGCTACGTGGTTCCCGTCAGCTTGCTTGACAATTAGGATGAAATGGACACGCCTCGTGTATAATCCAACAGCTAGCTTGGAAGCCATCGTGTTGCTGGAAACACTCCAATGGGGAATAGTGGAGTGGTGTTTAGGGAGGGCGTATCAGCTCTGGGAGGAGCAACTACCACCCTCTAGGTTTGGTCGTGTTTGAGAACATTGAAAGTAGGCGTGTCTAAAATATAAACACCCATCCAACTACTCAAATAGATGAAATTGACCGAGCAAATTCCTTCACTCTGAATCCTTTGACTCTGAAGCTACAGTTGATAGTGGCACTTAGAGCCTGGGCTCTACTGTTCTGCTCTACTGGTCCACTGTGGTGTAGAGGCTCTATTGTGCTGCTCTACTGGTGCACAGTGGTGTAGAGGCTCTATTGTGCTGCTCTACTGGTCCACAGTGGTGTAGAGGCTCTATTGTGCTGCTCTACTGGTGCACAGTGGTGTAGGGGCTCTATTGTGCTGCTCTACTGGCCgcaaatttgatttgcggcgcggcacgATTTGATATGAAGCGCAGCTCGCCCATGCCCGCGCTGcatgcgcgttcacgtattttgcggcgcgtcaaatgctgctcgagttgaaatatttcaacttttcggcagcaaacgcgtgatgacagccaatcagcgttcaacagcgtagCCAAAGCTGTGTTTTGCGTCCCCTTCAAAGCTTCATCCATATATGCATGGCATGCCGAGCAGGCGATTTGTTACGATGGACCATTGGTAACAGTAGGTAACGTGTTTACGTGGGTGAATAATTTAACTGTTTTGCACCACTTTACTATCTCTCTTGTAAACCAATCCTTGCAGACATTTGGAAATAAACATGTCCTCTGCCGTTGTCCCATGTCCATTGTGACAACATTGGGCAATGTTGCCGTGTCATGTTTTTGCTGGTTTTGTttgggtattgtgtgtgtgtgtgtgtgtgtgtgtgtgtgtgtgtgtgtgtgtgtgtgtgtgtgtgtgatttttatacacacatttataaaaaagtaaaatctaTTTACATATTGTAAAGTTAtgccaaaatacaataaaatgcttATTTAACACTATTGTGGTATTAGCACTGAATGATTGAAGCATAAAGTTCAAAAGCATCTAACAGAAAAAATACACATGAGCCTATATGATTACATTTGTGTTGCGGTTATGAGGGGGTCCTTGAAATAATTTCTGCCCTATGGGGGGGTCCCCGGCCCCATATagtttgagaacccctggtgTAGAGGCTCTATTGTGCTGCTCTACTGGTGCACAGTGGTGTAGAGGCTCTATTGTGCTGCTCTACTGGTCCACAGTGGTGTAGAGGCTCTATTGTGCTTCTCTACTGGTCCACAGTGGTGTAGAGGCTCTATTGTGCTGCTCTACTGGTCCACAGTGGTGTAGAGGCTCTATTGTGCTGCTCTACTGGTCCACAGTGGTGTAGAGGCTCTATTGTGCTGCTCTACTGGTCCACAGTGGTGTAGAGGCTCTATTGTGCTGCTCTACTGGTGCACAGTGGTGTAGAGGCTCTATTGTGCTGCTCTACTGGTCCACAGTGGTGTAGAGGCTCTATTGTGCTGCTCTACTGGTCCACAGTGGTGTAGAGGCTCTATTGTGCTGCTCTACTGGTCCACAGTGGTGTAGAGGCTCTATTGTGCTGCTCTACTGGTGCACAGTGGTGTAGAGGCTCTATTGTGCTGCTCTACTGGTCCACAGTGGTGTAGAGGCTCTATTGTGCTGCTCTACTGGTCCACAGTGGTGTAGAGGCTCTATTGTGCTGCTCTACTGGTCCACAGTGGTGTAGAGGCTCTTTTGTGCTGCTCTACTGGTGCACAGTGGTGTAGAGGCTCTATTGTGCTGCTCTACTGGTCCACAGTGGTGTAGAGGCTCTTTTGTGCTGCTCTACTGGTCCACAGTGGTTGCTCACCGGGGTTCTTTAGGTCCATGTGGGCCATGTCTTTGGTCAGTTCGCTAGTGCTGCCGGCTGCAGCCCCGCCCTCCCCTGCGATGTCAGGCACGGCGTTCCTGCGGCCGGTGCGATCGCAGGTGATGAAGTCTGAGTAAGACGTCTCCACGT encodes:
- the pkig gene encoding cAMP-dependent protein kinase inhibitor gamma isoform X2; this translates as MMDVETSYSDFITCDRTGRRNAVPDIAGEGGAAAGSTSELTKDMAHMDLKNPGAVGPPPAPQGEGSPSQEAQEPTGPT
- the pkig gene encoding cAMP-dependent protein kinase inhibitor gamma isoform X1; the protein is MMDVETSYSDFITCDRTGRRNAVPDIAGEGGAAAGSTSELTKDMAHMDLKNPEGAVGPPPAPQGEGSPSQEAQEPTGPT